In one Epinephelus moara isolate mb chromosome 6, YSFRI_EMoa_1.0, whole genome shotgun sequence genomic region, the following are encoded:
- the cd4-2.2 gene encoding CD4-2 molecule, tandem duplicate 2 isoform X2 has protein sequence MKTVVWFGFVLCALSASGKVFVSKQGQKTMLECGVSTYSDTLEWNRENDLLCSTPKVQRKYSFPRTGKSDIALRSKIRPETRLEITGVKMQDAGKFTCKADGKSYQLTLLVVLVSASSSGDLLLGSEVTLKCQVTGLNPDSTVQWERPDGRSHAGSQAELKSVARSDAGTWKCTFSYDGTTYSESLQIKVQEPKTTVPPSTQRSKDNGVTHPKPNDALLLGLSWWMWVAIGVGCLFVLLLIVLIIVLCKRNKRKKRKFQSMKNGGLPMKPKNYCQCNRPAAAAKPQQGRRREKPSAPPLQPLLME, from the exons ATGAAGACAgtagtttggtttggttttg TGCTCTGTGCACTCTCTGCTTCAGGGAAAGTGTTTGTTTCAAAACAAGGGCAAAAAACAATGCTCGAGTGTGGGGTCAGCACCTACTCTGACACCCTGGAGTGGAATCGTGAGAATGACCTGCTCTGTAGCACTCCAAAAGTACAAAGGAAGTACAGCTTCCCTCGCACAG GGAAATCTGACATTGCGTTGAGGTCAAAGATAAGGCCGGAAACAAGACTGGAGATCACTGGAGTCAAGATGCAAGATGCTGGAAAGTTCACTTGCAAGGCAGATGGGAAAAGTTACCAACTCACACTCCTTGTGGTTTTAG TCTCGGCCAGCTCCTCTGGAGATCTCCTGCTGGGCAGTGAGGTTACGCTCAAGTGTCAGGTAACAGGTCTGAACCCGGACTCTACGGTGCAGTGGGAGAGGCCAGATGGAAGGTCACACGCAGGGTCACAAGCTGAACTCAAATCTGTAGCCCGCTCTGATGCAGGAACCTGGAAGTGCACGTTCTCCTATGACGGAACAACGTACAGTGAGAGCCTACAAATCAAAGTTCAAG AGCCGAAAACAACTGTACCGCCCTCTACCCAAAGGTCAAAGGACAACG GTGTTACTCATCCTAAACCCAACGATGCTCTGCTGCTGGGGCTCAGCTGGTGGATGTGGGTTGCAATTGGAGTGGGCTGCCTGTTTGTGCTTCTCCTGATTGTCCTTATCATTGTCCTGTGCAAGAGGAACAAAAGAAAGAAG AGGAAATTTCAAAGCATGAAGAATGGTGGACTCCCGATGAAGCCCAAGAACTACTGCCAGTGTAACCG
- the cd4-2.2 gene encoding CD4-2 molecule, tandem duplicate 2 isoform X1, with protein sequence MKTVVWFGFVLCALSASGKVFVSKQGQKTMLECGVSTYSDTLEWNRENDLLCSTPKVQRKYSFPRTGKSDIALRSKIRPETRLEITGVKMQDAGKFTCKADGKSYQLTLLVVLVSASSSGDLLLGSEVTLKCQVTGLNPDSTVQWERPDGRSHAGSQAELKSVARSDAGTWKCTFSYDGTTYSESLQIKVQEPKTTVPPSTQRSKDNGKPSCLDCVTHPKPNDALLLGLSWWMWVAIGVGCLFVLLLIVLIIVLCKRNKRKKRKFQSMKNGGLPMKPKNYCQCNRPAAAAKPQQGRRREKPSAPPLQPLLME encoded by the exons ATGAAGACAgtagtttggtttggttttg TGCTCTGTGCACTCTCTGCTTCAGGGAAAGTGTTTGTTTCAAAACAAGGGCAAAAAACAATGCTCGAGTGTGGGGTCAGCACCTACTCTGACACCCTGGAGTGGAATCGTGAGAATGACCTGCTCTGTAGCACTCCAAAAGTACAAAGGAAGTACAGCTTCCCTCGCACAG GGAAATCTGACATTGCGTTGAGGTCAAAGATAAGGCCGGAAACAAGACTGGAGATCACTGGAGTCAAGATGCAAGATGCTGGAAAGTTCACTTGCAAGGCAGATGGGAAAAGTTACCAACTCACACTCCTTGTGGTTTTAG TCTCGGCCAGCTCCTCTGGAGATCTCCTGCTGGGCAGTGAGGTTACGCTCAAGTGTCAGGTAACAGGTCTGAACCCGGACTCTACGGTGCAGTGGGAGAGGCCAGATGGAAGGTCACACGCAGGGTCACAAGCTGAACTCAAATCTGTAGCCCGCTCTGATGCAGGAACCTGGAAGTGCACGTTCTCCTATGACGGAACAACGTACAGTGAGAGCCTACAAATCAAAGTTCAAG AGCCGAAAACAACTGTACCGCCCTCTACCCAAAGGTCAAAGGACAACGGTAAACCAAGCTGCCTTGACT GTGTTACTCATCCTAAACCCAACGATGCTCTGCTGCTGGGGCTCAGCTGGTGGATGTGGGTTGCAATTGGAGTGGGCTGCCTGTTTGTGCTTCTCCTGATTGTCCTTATCATTGTCCTGTGCAAGAGGAACAAAAGAAAGAAG AGGAAATTTCAAAGCATGAAGAATGGTGGACTCCCGATGAAGCCCAAGAACTACTGCCAGTGTAACCG